The DNA region GTCTCTTTCGCTATGGCAATCTTAACCCTCGCGTTTGGACTCTATTTTGGAATGAGTCTAGCTCTAAAGGAAGACTTTGTCGCGATCATTGGGGCTTTGGTGGTTTTTATCTCCCTAAAGAAGCTTGGTGTTTTTGAGCTTCAACTAAAGCCAAAGTTTGAGGAAAATATGAAAGGGCTTGGGGTGGAAGTGAACTTCTACTCTGCCCTGTTCGCATTTTTCCTTGTGTTATTTTTACTCTAGCTCCCTTAAGGTGATCTCTTTTACTTCTTTTATGCTAAGGAGTTCTTTTTCTAGTTTTTCGAGAGGGATGTTTGATTTGCTCATATCTACAACCGCAACTATTGCCGCTAACCCTATCTCATTTAGCTCTTCGCTCTCATTGAAGAGTATGTTCACTTTGTGCTTTCCAAAAAGGCCGCTTACATTTGCCAAAACACCCGGCTTGTCCTCCACCACAAATTCTACCTCTACGAGCTTCTTTCCTGGTAATGCTATCCTCTCCAGGTGTATCTCTTTTAGGTCCGTGTCAATCTCAACTAAGAAATAGGCGTCCTTGACTAGACCGGTCTCATAAGCATATTCTAGTGGAATTTCTACTCTCCCATTTTCCTTAATTTTAATGATTTCGTAGTGCCTCATAGCCCTCAACTGTATCTTTGTCTAGATCAATAAAAGCCTTGCTAATCATTCCTGGACATTTAGCAAAAGCCAACAACAAATTTTGCACAAAAATGCCCCACATACAAAAATTTTTTAATGGGCCTATGGCTAAAATGCTTGGAGGTGCAGCGTTGCCATTTGATGTCATTGGCTATGTCTTCATAATAATTGCAATTGCTAGGGTCTTTGCTGAAATCTTCGAGCGCTTAGGCTATCCTGGGTTTCTTGGAGAGATATCGGCTGGTTTATTGCTGGGTGTGTTTCTACAAGAGCTTCCCCGGGAAGATTTAAACCTTTTAGCTGAGCTTGGAGTATTTTTCCTTATGATGTATGCTGGCTTAGAGCTCACTCCTGAAGAGGTTCACATCGGCGGAAAGAAGAGTATACCTATTTACATCTTCACTTATGCGGCAATGCTATTCCTAACACTTCCCTTCACAAACTACACTATATTAACGGATAATTTGATAGTTGCCGCTATATTATCCGTAGCATCTGCCCCAATTGTGATCAGACTAACGAGGTACTTTGGTAGTGACTTCCTCCATATTGCTCTATCCTATGCGGTTATCAGTGAAGTAGGGGCTCTTGTGATACTTTACCTTTTAATAAACTTTGAGCTCTATCATTTGAGCTATTGGGGATTATTTTTTGAGCTGTTGAAAGATGGGGCATTCTTAGGAATTGTATTTGGGATTAACTACTTCATTAGCATTAAGCATAAAATCTGGATAATCAGGGCACTTAGGAAGCTTCAAAGTGATGAGGCGGTCTTTGGCATTGTAATGATTTTAGCGACATCTTTAGCGTTGATCAGTGAGGAAATTGGCTTACACTTCAGCATTGGGGCGTTTATTGTTGGTTTACTGCTGCACAGCGATTTAATGGGAACTAAGCAGTATGAAAGGGTGCACACCATAATCTCAGGTGTCACTTATGGAATATTCGCTCCAGTGTTTTTTGCTTGGAGGGGAATAAACTTTGAGACTGAATTCTCATTGGAGGTTGTTTACTTCTTCGTCCTGATATACCTTATTAGGGTTCTCCTAACGATGGGCTTAGTCTGGAAGGACGACATTAAGACGTCTCTTTTAAGGTCTACAGGGGTTTCGAGCTTTGGTGTCTTAGGCTTGCTTGTTGGAGAGGTGGGCTATGAGTTTGGTGTCCTAAGCCAGCACATGTATGCACTAGCATCCCTTGCGAGCATAATGGGAATCTTTGTCTCAGCAAGCATAGGACGCGTGATAAACTATCTTGAAGGGAGGAGAGAGGGGTGGACAAAATGAAAAAAGCACCAATACAAGGCATGATTGAGATTGAGTTCCCGAGTGAGGATATTGCAAAAGTGGTTTATGAGAGCGTCATCATTGAGGATAGAACTGTTCCTTATAGGAGAACAAAAACGAAGCTTGAGCTTGAAGGAAAAAAGATCAGGATAGAGTTCACTGCGGAAGACAATTCTGCTTTAAGAGGGACGCTCAACTCCTATTTGCGCTGGATTAAAGTTGCGATGGATGCTGTGGAGCTTTAACGTTTTGCTCTAAATCTGTTGGCTCGAGAGTCCTTAACTCTTTTCCAGCGGGCCAAGCCCTTTCATTTGTGACCAAATAGAGATAGCGGTTGACATCATATTGATATGTCACATACGTGTTTGCAAAATCTGCTAGGCTTTTGCTTCTTTTTCCAAAGATCAACGCGTAAAACCAGTGGAATATAACAACAATCTCAACGACAAATCCCCATATCCCTAGGATAATGCTGTAGAGTATTGCTAAGGGCAATCTTACGAGTGCTTCAATCCTTTCTCCCATAACATCACCCTACATGGTACCATTGCATAGTATATAACATTTACGATTTAATGGCGTCAGCGACGGGTAAAACTATTTAAACACGCCAGCAAATTATGGCATGGAATTACGATTATGGAGGTGTTGATATGCAAAACATTCCACCACAAGTTCAACAGATGTTGGGACAGCTTGAGAGCTACCAACAGCAGCTCCAATTGGTAGTTCAACAAAAGCAAAAGGTTCAATTGGATTTGAATGATGCTAAAAAGGCTTTAGAGGAAATTGAGAAAGCTGAAGAGGGAACAGCGATGTATAAGACTGTTGGAACGCTAATAGTCAAGACAGAGAAGGCCAAAGCGGTTGAGGAACTTAAGGAAAAAATTGAGACCCTTGAAGTTAGGCTCAAAGCCCTGGAAAGGCAGGAGCAGAAGATAAATGAAGCTATAAAGACATTGACCCAGAAGATACAAAGCTCTCTCACAGGCGTTGCTGGCTGATTCCTTTTTCTTTAACGTTTAAAGGTGGTCTTATGGAAAAGAGGGGCGTTATACACATTGGACTTCCGGAGATGAGCGAGGAAGAGATAATAAAGCTCGGCGACTTAGCCCAAGATGTGGTTTTAAGCCGCATATTCAGTGTTCTACATAAGAGTGAAGTTAAGGATTTGGAGATTACCACGAGAATAAACAAGGGCGAGACGCTCGACCTTGAGGTTGAGGCTTACATAGAGGTGCCAATTTTTGTTAAAGTCGATGTGGATAGGCTCATTGAGGATGCCCTTGACGAGGCATACCAAAGAGTTGAGGAAAAGTTGAGGGAAATTGCAAAGAAAGATTGATTTTTATTTGGAGTTCTGGTGGTGTTGATGAAAGGCAAAATAAAGCTCAAGCGTTTTTTAAATGAAGCGAAAGATAAGAGGTACTCTTTTCTATTGCTGTGTCATCACAATGCAGATCCTGACGCATTGGGTAGTGCCATCGCTTTTTCTAGGTATTTGGAAAGCGTGGGGTTAGAGTATAGAATAGGGGTTGCTCAGAGCGTGTCTTCCTATGCTAAGCGCCTTTTGAAGTTTGCAGATGTCGAGAAAAACCCCCAAATTGAAGAAGATGTTGTGGTAATTTTTGATACGTCTTCAGCTGAGCAGTTGGAGCCGATAGCTCTTCCAAAGCGAAAGGAGAAGTTTGTAATAGTCATAGATCACCATATTGAGAAGGAAAATCCTATAAAAGCCGACATAAGTATAATGGATTCCTCAAGAACGTCCACAGCTGAAATCATTTGGGAGCTTTTGAAGTATCTAAAATTTTATGATGAAACCGCTGCTAGGGTCCTCTTGGCTGGTATAGTTACCGACACCGCAAACTTTAGATTTGCTAATGCAAAAACATTCAAAACTTTAAGTGAGATTCAGAGCACCTTTGAAATACCTATGGGAGAAATATATAATCTTGTAGCTCCAGTGAGCGATGAAAACATTGACACCGCTAAAAGGATGGCCATCCTAAAGGCCTGCCAGAGGATGGAGGTTAAAAAGTTCAAGCGCTACATAATAGCCACATCCAGAGTCTCAGCCTATGAGTCGCTGGCATGCAAAACGTTCCTTCAGCTTGGAGCAGATGTAGCTATAGTTGGTAGCGATAAAGAGGGGGTTAGGATATCTGCGAGGGCCAGGGAGTATTTGACTAAGAAAGGCCTTCACTTGGGAAAGCTTATGGAGAAAGTTGGCCCAATCATTGAGGGCTCTGGAGGCGGCCACTCAGGTGCTGCCGGTGCTAACGGTAAGAAAAATCTTGATAAGGCTATGAAGTTTTTGGTCAGTGAAATTGAGAAGTTTTTAAAGGCCTTGTCTTAGTGCATGGAAGCTTTAGATTTTTAAGGTGAACGACTAACTTTAGTTAAGGTGGTAGTATGGCAAGATGTCCAATATGCGGAGAGGCTCTGAAGTGGGAGGATTTGATGGAGCAGATGATCGTGCTGGATAATTTTAAAGCTCTTTTGGATGACAAGGACGCGTTTTTAAGTACCCTCAGTGAGTTTGTGTTTAAGTGCCCCCATTGTGAGGAGGAGTTTTATGGAAAGGCTTTGGATATGAAGGAAGCCAGCAGAGTTTTTGAGCTCTTGAATGACTTTAAAGGGAGCATAGACTATGAGAGAGGTAAGGTTAAATTAAAGCTCACCAACCTCATTGCTCTAGATGTTATGCTTGAGGAGTGGGATAAGAGAGTAGGGCGAGGAAAATGATGTTGGATAATATTAAGGCTCTTTTGGGAAAGGGCGATGTTGATGGGGCACTTAAGCTGGTGCTTTCCTTAAAAGATAGGATGCTAAAGATGGAGCTCCTCACATATATGATTCAGGAGCTTGGTGAGGATTATGTAGAATATCCAATTCTGCTATCTGAGAGCTTAGCGACAATAGCTTCCCTCGCAGAGGATAGAGATAAAGTTAAGGCTTTGGCCTTGTTGAGCTATGCTCTGGCTAGTGCAGGCGATGAAAAAAAAGCCGAGAAGTTCATTAAAGAAGCACTGAGCGTTGCTAAAAAGATATACTATCCCATATGGAAAGCCGAAGCTTTGGCATATGTAGCTTATTACTTGGGTCTTATCGGAGATACAAAAAGTGCATTTTACTATTTTAACATAGCTTTGGAGACTCTTGAAAAGTCAAATGAGGTGTATTCGGCTGTTCTGCCAGTTATGTCGCTAATTGCTGACCTATCGCTTGAAGTTGGGGACTCGCTGGAAACTGAAGAAGCTATTGACTTCTATTCACTATCAAGACAGATATACACGTCAATGAAGAAATTCGTCAGTGCATCTCAAGTTGAAGAAAAAATCCACATGGTGAAAGAGGCCTTCAAAGAGGGCAGTTTAGCTGTTAAAAGGGCTCTTGAAAAGGGGGATATTGACAGGGCTATTGCAATTGTTAAGTACCTGTCCCCAGAGGAGAAGGTCGCGGCTCTTTTAGATATCTCCTATTGGCTCTTCCTTCATGAAAGAGAGGACTTAGCTAGGACGTTGCTCTCGGATGTCTTTGATATTATGCTCATTAAAAAAATTAAGCCTAATGATTTGGAGCTGTTCGTAGTTGCATACAAGTTTATTAAGATTGGTCTTCTCGATGAAGCTTTGACAGTAGCGGGTGTTATTGAGGATGTGGATGAGGCATCAAAGATACTCTCTGAGATTGCGTTGGCCTACGCACGCTTTGGAAATGAAAACAAAGCCTTAAGCATTGCTGAGGCTATTCAAAATGAGGCAATTAAGAAAAAGCTGTTAAAGAGGTTGGGTGGTGAAGATGTGGGATACGAGTAAGGACTACCGCTTACTGGTTGCCGAAAAGTCGGTAGAGCTCTTCCTCAAGACAATTGAAGGTGCTAAATTTAAAGGCAAATGGGATAAAAAGAACGCCGTGAGGCTTGGAAAGGAGATGATACCAGAGCTTCAGGCTCTTAGGTACTCCTATCTTGAGCCAAGTGCATTGGTGGAAGCTCCGCAGATGAAAGCACTCAAGGAGAAAGCTCAAGGAATAATTGAAGCCCTTGGAGGAGAGGATTGGTACCACCGCTTTTTAGATCTTGCTGATAGAAATGAACGTGAGAATGTGGAAGAAGCAATAGCTAAAATTCGCTTTTTCCTGAATACAATACTAAACCTCGACAAACGCTTAGCTCTAGGCAAGATCAACGACCCGATAATAGGCATAGACATCAAAGTCGGTGAAGTTATGAGTGTAGGAAAGCACCCCAACGCTGACAAGCTTCTTGTATGCAATGTCAACATTGGTGAGAGGGCAATTACAGTCGTTACGAATGACTTGAGCGTTAAAGACAACGATAGAGTAGCTGTAGCATTGTTGCCGCCAGCCAACTTTAGGGGCATAACAAGCGAGGGAATGTTTTTGGGGGCTGGAGAAGGCGTGTTAAAGGATGTTAAGGGCGAAGTCGGCGGACTTCCAAAGGGCATACCCTTGGAGGCCCTCAACGAGGCTAGAAATTTAGTGGAAGCCTTTTTGAAGGCGTGATTTTCTTTTCTCTTTCCACTCGTTGTCAAAGGCACTCTAAGCATTTCTCGTAGTCCTCCCTGCTCAACCGCCACCCCATTGCTCCAAAGTTTTCCCTTATGTGCTCTTTGCTTCCGGCTTTTGGAATTGCTATCACATTTTCCTTCCATATGAGCCAGTTTAGGGCAACCTGGGCGGCAGTTCTATTGTATCGCTTTCCTATTTCCCTTAAGCATTGATTTCTAGCTAGTGTTCCCTTTTCTAGGGGAGTGTAAGCGATTAAAGCCATATCCTCATTTGCCATATACTCTAAAAGCCCTCCTTCCACCCACCTATCTTTGAGCGAATACTTAACCTCGTTTGCCACTATCTCATACCGCTTCATGATTTCTTGAGACCTCTTCAGCAGTTCCAAATCAAAATTGCTCGCTCCTATGTACCTTATTATGCCTTCATCAACCAGCTCTTCAAGAGCGTATAGTGTTTCTTTTATTTTTTCAAAGCTATTTCTTGGCCAGTGGAGGAGGTATAAATCAATATAAGTCCCCAACCGCTTTACGCTTGCCCTTGCAGCTTTTTTGGCTTTCCCATAGCCAAAGTGTGTTGGCCACACTTTGCTTATGATGAAGATGTCCTCCCGCTCATACCCTTTTATTGCCTCACCAACGAGCTCTTCGCTGTGACCTGCGCCATAGAATTCGGCCGTATCAATTAGGTTTATCCCTAAGTCGAGGCCATATCGCAGGGCTTCAATACTCTCTCTATCTCGTGAATAGTCAGGGCTCTCAAAGCCCCCGATTCCCCAAGTACCAAGTCCAATTGCCGAAACTTTGTCTTCACCAATCCTCTTAAGGTCTCTAAAAATTGGTACTCTTCTCACAGCTCTCACCTGAAACTAAGTTTTTTCCTATCCTTATTAAGTTTTCATTTAAACGCTAAGTTGTTCATTACAAAAGCTATGCGTCAATTGTTATAAACTTTGAAAACCAATTAAATTTAGGTGGCGCTGATGGTGAGTTCATACTTTAAGGGCATTCTCCTCAATCTTGGCTTGGATGAGGAGCGTATTGAAGTTCTTGAAAATAAAGGGGGTATAGTAGAGGATGAGTTTGAAGGAATGAGATACCTCAGGCTTAAGGATTCTGCGAGGAGTTTGCGAAGGGGCACAGTTGTTTTTGATGAACACAACATAATTTTAGGATTTCCTCATATAAAACGGGTTGTTCAGCTTGAGAATGGCATAAGGAGGGCGTTTAAACGAAAACCCTTCTACGTCGAGGAAAAAGTTGATGGCTACAACGTTAGGGTTGCTAAAATTGGAGAAAAGATCTTGGTGTTTACGAGGGGAGGATTCGTTTGCCCCTTTACGACGGAGCGTATTGAAGACTTCATAACTTTGGATTTCTTTAAGGATTATCCTAACATGGTGTTATGCGGTGAAATGGCAGGGCCTGAAAGTCCCTATTTAGTGGAAGGCCCTCCATACGTTAAAGAGGACATTCAATTTTTCCTCTTTGACATCCAAGAGAAGAAAACAGGACGCTCTCTTCCTGTAGAGGAGCGATTAAAATTGGCCGAGGAGTATGGAATTCCGAGCGTTGAAGTCTTTGGTTTGTATGATTTAAGTAGGATAGACGAGCTTCATGCGCTCATTGATCGGCTTACCAAGGAGAAGAGAGAAGGTATAGTGATGAAGAGTCCGGACATGAAAAAAATCGTCAAATACGTTACTCCTTATGCAAACATTAATGATATCAAAATTGGCGCGAGGATTTTCTTCGATTTGCCTCACGGCTACTTCATGCAACGTATTAAGAGGCTGGCTTTTTACCTTGCCGAGAGGAAGATTAGAGGAGAAGAGTTTGATGAGTACGCTAGAGCATTGGGAAAAGTTCTCTTAGAGCCCTTTGTCGAGAGCATATGGGATATTTCGAGCGGTGACGATGAAATAGCGGAACTCTTCACTGTTCGGGTCAAAAAGCTTGAAACTGCTCATAAAATGGTGACTCACTTCGAAAGACTGCGCTTAAAAATTCACATAGACGACATAGAAGTTCTTGACAATGGTTACTGGAGGATAACATTCAAACGTGTTTATCCTGATGCAACAAAAGAGATGAGGGAACTTTGGAACGGGCATGCTTTCGTTGATTAGCTCCATTTTTCAACGAGCTCGTCTAAAACTTCCTTAAACTTCACAGCATCAACCCACTTAATCCCCATTTTTTGAGCCCACGTTAAAATGCCTACATCGGCAGATACAATCGTTGCATCGAGCTCTTTGGCTAAAAGGATTAGCTCAAAGTCTTCTTTGCTGTCTACTATCCCCTCTCTCAGAGCACGTCTATAGTTGCGCCTTAGTTTTTGGATAATTCTGTCTACACTGCTTGTATCGATTACGCTTTCCCTAACGGCAGTTTCCGCTACTCTAAGGCCTTTGTCAATTCTCCTCCTAATGTCTTCTATTAGTTCGTAAACCACAAATGCCGGGATTTTAATGTCGTGAACGTTTGGAGGCTTTTTGATTATATAAATCTCAATATCCGGAGAAACTTCTTCCTCTTCAACAAAGTTCATAATCTCCCTATGAATGCCGGGAGAAACGTAGAATTCAACGCTCCCAAAAAGCTTCTCAGCATAGTTTAGGAAAGTTTTCATCGCCTCTGTTGGATTTTTCCCAAACTTTGCTCTCACGTCGGGATTAACGAAAATGCTCGTATCGAGGACAAACCTAATCATTGCAACCACAAGATTATTTAGGGCTTTAAAGTTTAAAATACTTGGTGATGCTTATGAAAGTTGGAGTCGTTTTTGGAGTCAGCGAACTCGCAAATCCCAAGGATTTCGAGAAGAAGACTTCAAAGTTTTTAACTGAACTGGCTAATGAGTTTGATGTTGAAGGCGGCATTTTTGTATCAATTAAGAAGGATGTTAAGGATGCTAGAGAGGAAGGAATAGATTTTAACAAAGTTGATGTTCTCCTCCTGTATCCTTTGACCGGTGGGACTGAAAATGCTCTAAAGGAATTCTCTATCTATAGAAAGCCCATTGTTCTCTTTGGGGATGCTTTCAACAACTCCATAGCTGCTGCTGTTGAGCTTAGGGAGTACTTTAGGGAGCATTTGATACCTACTACGATGGTTAAGAGCTTCGATGAGCTTAAGGCCGCTCTTCTCGGCTACGAAGATATGAAGGAGCTCTTAGGAAAGTTCTTGAAGATGCGTTTAGGCCTCATTGGGCGCGCTTCGCCTTGGCTCATAAACGAGAGCTTTAATCCCCCTTATGTCCATATAAGCCTGAAGAAGTTTTACGAGTACTACGATAGAGTTACCGACGCAGAAGGGTGGAAGGTCGTCGAGGAGATAGTCGCTAGGGCTAGGAATATTAAAGAGCCCAGCAGAGAAGACCTCATCAAAGCAGGGAGAATCTATGTGGCATTGAAAAACATAATTGATGACTACAAACTTGATGGATTCGCGATTGGTTGCTTTGACCTTATAGGTAAAATTAAGGGTACTCCTTGCTTGGCTTTGGCTATGTTCAACGCCCAGGGAATCCCTGCAGCGTGTGAGGGTGAGCTAAACTCGCTCTTGGGCATGGTGATAGCGCGCAGATTCTTCAACAAGCCGGCTTTTATGGGCAATATAGCAGATTATGGGGAAGATTACATAATTTTAGCTCACTGCACAGCTCCGTTGATATCTTCGTATGTTTTAAGGTCTCACTTTGAGAGCGGTATAGGCGTTGGTGTTGAAGTCGAGCTTCCAAGAGGTAGGGCGTCCATCTTAAAGATTAACGGTAGAAAAGCGGTAGTTGCTGGTGTGGAAGTTGTGGACAGGGAGAGGAGCAACTACAGGTGCAGAACGCAGATGAAGCTTAGGATAGAAGACGCCAGGGAGTTCATAGATGGCACTTTAGGAAACCACCACCTTTTAATCTACGTGGACAGTGAGGAGCTGGCAGACCTTTTAAGCGAGCTCGGCTTTGAGGTTATGCTCTACTGACTTTTCATTTTCTTAATATTCTGGCAAAAAAGCGCTTAATCCTTGTGGATAATGAGACCTTCTCATATTTTTCTCCAAGTGCCCTCTCTTGCTGGGCCTTCATTATGGCGAGTTTTCTCTCGACTTCTTTAGCTTTGTATCTTGATTCAGGTTCACGGGGAAGAACACCACGCATGCAACCACCTCCATATTTTTGTCAGCATTGCTTAAAAGCTCTACCCTCATTGATAGAAAATGCTAAAGAAAGTAAGAAAAGAGGAAACTCAAACTTTATCTCCAAAGACTTTGAGCGCAACTACAATTGCAGCTCCTACTGCTACTGGTATTGGGTGAAGTGTGGCTGATAATATGCCCACTATAACTAAAACTCCCCTAATCTCTGTCCTTAGATTCTTCTTGAACCATCCGGTTAGTGCTATTGCAAGTATGTACATCACGAGGAGCGTTGCTGCTAGGTCATAGATTACTGTGAGGGCAGTGCTCAATGTCCAGTTTTCAACCGTTATTAAGAACATCTCTGGGTGTGTGAAGTAGATGTAAGGTCCTATGTATCCCGCTAAGGCGTACTTAACCGCGTTTAGGGCTGTCTTCCAAAAGTCTCCTCCAGCTAAAGCTGAACCTGCATAAGAGGCCAAAGCTACAGGTGGTGTTATATCTGCAAGTATCCCAAAGTAGAACACGAAGAAGTGGGCGGCTAAGAGAGCGATAGGTGTTGCAAATCCTGGCACTGGAGAGCTGTAGGGCTGTAAGCCTAAAACAGCATTGTATATTGCTGGAGCTGCTACGAGGGAGGTAATAATATAGTTTGCCGTTGTTGGAACACCCATGCCCAGTATCAGGCTGAATATCATGGTTAGCACGAGCAAAAGCCATAAGTTCCCGGCTGTGAGGTCAACCAAGCGGTATCCTAAGCTCGTCACTAGTCCTGTCATTGTGAGAACTCCCTGTATTAAGCCCGCGCTTGCAGCTGCGAGCATAACACTTGAGCTTGTCTTTCCAGCGTCTATCATTGATTCGTATGTGGCAGAATACATCTTTTTTCCTTCCTCAGTCTTTGAAAAGTAGCCCACTATTAATGAGAAGACTATTCCTAGGACTCCAGTCATTAAGAGTATCTGCTCTTTCCTCATGCCCAGATATTTTGTCATTGCGATGAAAAGTATGAAGAGTAAGCTTATGTAGAGCTTTTCGTTCCTCTTCGTTAAGTTTGAGACGAATGAGAGGGCAACGAGGAGGATAGCGAGCAGGAGCAGGATTAATGCTACGGGCTTTCCTATTTCCCTTCCAGTGAACATAAGCACCGTTGTAAGGAACGCCACACCAACGTAGAACATCTCATGTCCTTCTATCTTGTCCTTTGCAATCCATGACACCCAAATTGCTATTCCTAAGGAGGAGATTGCCGATATGTGAGGGGCTATACCCCAAACCAAGGCCACGGTGATTACCAGTATTGGTGAGAGTATGTAGAGCTTCCTCATAAAGTACCTCAGGGGTGCAAAGTTTTCTCTGGGCATTCCTTTTAATCCTAAGCGCTTTGTTTCAAGGTCTATGAAGAGATAAACTCCTGCATAGTATACCAAAGCGGGCAAAACCGCAGCGATGATGAGTTTGTTATAGGGCACCCCTAAAAACTCCGCCATAATGAATGCCGCCGCACCCATGATTGGGGGCATTAGTTGGCCTCCGGTTGATGCAACGGGCTCAACCGCTCCTGCTATCTCTTTGGGATAGCCGGCTTTTTTCATTAGAGGGATTGTAAAAGTTCCGGTTGTTAGGACGTTAGCAACACTCGAACCGCTCACCGTACCCATAAGTCCACTTGAAACAACAGCTGCCTTTGCGGGTCCACCTGGGCGGGCACCGAAGAGGGATATCATGAACTCGGTGATGTAATCGCTCACGCCTATCTTGAGGAGGAATGCTCCAAAGAACACGAAGGCAAAGACGTAGATTGTCATGACGAATAGGGGAATTCCGAATATTCCCTCATCAAAGTAGAGCTGCTGGGTAAAGCGTATCCAGTTGAAGCCGACTCTGTAGATTCCGTAAATCAAGAACACTGTGACAACTGATGGCAAAACCCATCCAAGCACTCTTCTTGTAGCCTCAAGCACGAGGATTATTGCCAAGATTCCGAAGACCACATCGTGCATGTAAACCTCTGCAAACTGTGCGTACCTATTGTATACAGCAAAGATGTAGAACATAGATATAACGCTCAAAATTGTGAGTATGTAGTCGTAAAAGGGCACTTTTTTGATGTGTTTCTCTGTTTTTCTCATTGGATAGAGGAGGTAGGTTATTATGAGGATCATG from Palaeococcus pacificus DY20341 includes:
- a CDS encoding ACT domain-containing protein — encoded protein: MRHYEIIKIKENGRVEIPLEYAYETGLVKDAYFLVEIDTDLKEIHLERIALPGKKLVEVEFVVEDKPGVLANVSGLFGKHKVNILFNESEELNEIGLAAIVAVVDMSKSNIPLEKLEKELLSIKEVKEITLRELE
- a CDS encoding cation:proton antiporter, translating into MAKMLGGAALPFDVIGYVFIIIAIARVFAEIFERLGYPGFLGEISAGLLLGVFLQELPREDLNLLAELGVFFLMMYAGLELTPEEVHIGGKKSIPIYIFTYAAMLFLTLPFTNYTILTDNLIVAAILSVASAPIVIRLTRYFGSDFLHIALSYAVISEVGALVILYLLINFELYHLSYWGLFFELLKDGAFLGIVFGINYFISIKHKIWIIRALRKLQSDEAVFGIVMILATSLALISEEIGLHFSIGAFIVGLLLHSDLMGTKQYERVHTIISGVTYGIFAPVFFAWRGINFETEFSLEVVYFFVLIYLIRVLLTMGLVWKDDIKTSLLRSTGVSSFGVLGLLVGEVGYEFGVLSQHMYALASLASIMGIFVSASIGRVINYLEGRREGWTK
- the pcc1 gene encoding KEOPS complex subunit Pcc1 — protein: MKKAPIQGMIEIEFPSEDIAKVVYESVIIEDRTVPYRRTKTKLELEGKKIRIEFTAEDNSALRGTLNSYLRWIKVAMDAVEL
- a CDS encoding DUF4389 domain-containing protein, whose translation is MGERIEALVRLPLAILYSIILGIWGFVVEIVVIFHWFYALIFGKRSKSLADFANTYVTYQYDVNRYLYLVTNERAWPAGKELRTLEPTDLEQNVKAPQHPSQL
- a CDS encoding prefoldin subunit beta, which gives rise to MQNIPPQVQQMLGQLESYQQQLQLVVQQKQKVQLDLNDAKKALEEIEKAEEGTAMYKTVGTLIVKTEKAKAVEELKEKIETLEVRLKALERQEQKINEAIKTLTQKIQSSLTGVAG
- a CDS encoding DUF3194 domain-containing protein; translated protein: MEKRGVIHIGLPEMSEEEIIKLGDLAQDVVLSRIFSVLHKSEVKDLEITTRINKGETLDLEVEAYIEVPIFVKVDVDRLIEDALDEAYQRVEEKLREIAKKD
- a CDS encoding DHH family phosphoesterase, which produces MKGKIKLKRFLNEAKDKRYSFLLLCHHNADPDALGSAIAFSRYLESVGLEYRIGVAQSVSSYAKRLLKFADVEKNPQIEEDVVVIFDTSSAEQLEPIALPKRKEKFVIVIDHHIEKENPIKADISIMDSSRTSTAEIIWELLKYLKFYDETAARVLLAGIVTDTANFRFANAKTFKTLSEIQSTFEIPMGEIYNLVAPVSDENIDTAKRMAILKACQRMEVKKFKRYIIATSRVSAYESLACKTFLQLGADVAIVGSDKEGVRISARAREYLTKKGLHLGKLMEKVGPIIEGSGGGHSGAAGANGKKNLDKAMKFLVSEIEKFLKALS
- a CDS encoding tRNA-binding protein; amino-acid sequence: MWDTSKDYRLLVAEKSVELFLKTIEGAKFKGKWDKKNAVRLGKEMIPELQALRYSYLEPSALVEAPQMKALKEKAQGIIEALGGEDWYHRFLDLADRNERENVEEAIAKIRFFLNTILNLDKRLALGKINDPIIGIDIKVGEVMSVGKHPNADKLLVCNVNIGERAITVVTNDLSVKDNDRVAVALLPPANFRGITSEGMFLGAGEGVLKDVKGEVGGLPKGIPLEALNEARNLVEAFLKA
- a CDS encoding aldo/keto reductase, with translation MRRVPIFRDLKRIGEDKVSAIGLGTWGIGGFESPDYSRDRESIEALRYGLDLGINLIDTAEFYGAGHSEELVGEAIKGYEREDIFIISKVWPTHFGYGKAKKAARASVKRLGTYIDLYLLHWPRNSFEKIKETLYALEELVDEGIIRYIGASNFDLELLKRSQEIMKRYEIVANEVKYSLKDRWVEGGLLEYMANEDMALIAYTPLEKGTLARNQCLREIGKRYNRTAAQVALNWLIWKENVIAIPKAGSKEHIRENFGAMGWRLSREDYEKCLECL
- a CDS encoding RNA ligase, yielding MVSSYFKGILLNLGLDEERIEVLENKGGIVEDEFEGMRYLRLKDSARSLRRGTVVFDEHNIILGFPHIKRVVQLENGIRRAFKRKPFYVEEKVDGYNVRVAKIGEKILVFTRGGFVCPFTTERIEDFITLDFFKDYPNMVLCGEMAGPESPYLVEGPPYVKEDIQFFLFDIQEKKTGRSLPVEERLKLAEEYGIPSVEVFGLYDLSRIDELHALIDRLTKEKREGIVMKSPDMKKIVKYVTPYANINDIKIGARIFFDLPHGYFMQRIKRLAFYLAERKIRGEEFDEYARALGKVLLEPFVESIWDISSGDDEIAELFTVRVKKLETAHKMVTHFERLRLKIHIDDIEVLDNGYWRITFKRVYPDATKEMRELWNGHAFVD
- a CDS encoding RNA ligase partner protein, which gives rise to MIRFVLDTSIFVNPDVRAKFGKNPTEAMKTFLNYAEKLFGSVEFYVSPGIHREIMNFVEEEEVSPDIEIYIIKKPPNVHDIKIPAFVVYELIEDIRRRIDKGLRVAETAVRESVIDTSSVDRIIQKLRRNYRRALREGIVDSKEDFELILLAKELDATIVSADVGILTWAQKMGIKWVDAVKFKEVLDELVEKWS